A window of Strix aluco isolate bStrAlu1 chromosome 2, bStrAlu1.hap1, whole genome shotgun sequence contains these coding sequences:
- the TMEM272 gene encoding transmembrane protein 272, with product MTAGLEKACHRCISKIASNACFIFGLLAFLALPLSMTFIGMKFLEDCPVQPLIPLYLLVGGVIGSLKVTLLLYDSTRMRQLLSKSVVIDDDDDDEYPWRQNAHKYYIHLTLSLFLFLWFILGNYWVFSVYLPNFIPPFHQPQDYCDKTLYIFAVGVLIISHTVLFLLIFCSCCIYCFSRQRYSSEED from the exons ATGACTGCCGGCCTGGAGAAAGCCTGCCACCGGTGCATATCTAAAATTGCCAGCAATG CATGCTTTATATTTGGTCTCCTCGCTTTCCTTGCCTTACCACTGTCCATGACTTTTATAG GAATGAAGTTTTTGGAAGATTGCCCAGTTCAGCCACTAATTCCATTATATCTGTTGGTGGGTGGCGTGATTGGCAGCTTAAAG GTGACTCTCCTGCTGTACGACTCAACCAGGATGAGGCAACTGCTTTCCAAGTCTGTTGtgattgatgatgatgatgacgatgaATATCCCTGGAGGCAGAATGCTCACAAGTACTACATCCATCTAaccctcagccttttcctctttctctggtTCATTCTTGGGAACTACTGGGTTTTTTCTGTGTACCTGCCGAATTTCATCCCACCTTTCCATCAGCCTCAGGATTACTGTGACAAAACCTTGTACATTTTTGCTGTTGGTGTTCTCATTATTAGCCATACTGTTCTCTTTCTCCTTATCTTTTGTAGCTGCTGCATATATTGTTTTTCCAGGCAAAGATACTCTTCTGAGGAAGACTAA